From Penaeus vannamei isolate JL-2024 chromosome 37, ASM4276789v1, whole genome shotgun sequence, one genomic window encodes:
- the LOC113830129 gene encoding ribosome-binding protein 1 has translation MWLVRLKVKVSKTGCHGAGQGRSGCHRAGQSRSGCHRAGQGRSGCHGAGQGRSGYHRAGQDVTGQGKVGQDVTGQGKAGQDVTGQDKAGQDVTGQDKAGQDVTGQDKAGQDVIGQDKAGQDVTGHDKAGQDVTGQDKAGQDVTGQDKAGQDVTGQDKAGQDVTGQDKAGQDVTGQDKAGQDVTGQDKAGQDVTGQDKAGQDVTGQDKAGQDVTGQDKAGQGKAGQDVTEQGKAGQDVTGQDKAGQDVTGQGKAGQDVTGQGKAGQDVTGQGKAGQDVTGQDKAGQDVTEQGKAGQDVTGQDKAGQDVTGQGKAGQDVTGQGKAGQDVTGQGKAGQDVTGQDKAGQDKAGQDVTGQGKAGQDVTGQDKAGQDVTGQGKAGQDVTGQDKAGQDVTGQDKAGQDITGQDMAGQDVTGQGKAGQDVTGQGKAGQDVTGQDKAGQDVTGQDKAGQDVTGQGKAGQDVTGQDKAGQDVTGQGKAVGEFQYRSEAQKEAVLYQFFVWMNPTVTCRMARTKHDFANLTELNLLSATCLLRGRWIACLQSAISMQFKENT, from the exons ATGTGGCTGGTGCGTTTGAAAGTGAAGGTGAG CAAGACAGGATGTCACGGGGCAGGACAAGGCAGGTCAGGATGTCACAGGGCAGGACAAAGCAGGTCAGGATGTCACAGGGCAGGGCAAGGCAGGTCAGGATGTCACGGGGCAGGACAAGGCAGGTCAGGATATCACAGGGCAGGTCAGGATGTCACAGGGCAGGGCAAGGTAGGTCAGGATGTCACAGGGCAGGGCAAGGCAGGTCAGGATGTCACAGGGCAGGACAAGGCAGGTCAGGATGTCACAGGGCAGGACAAGGCAGGTCAGGATGTCACAGGGCAGGACAAGGCAGGTCAGGATGTCATAGGGCAGGACAAGGCAGGTCAGGATGTCACAGGGCATGACAAGGCAGGTCAGGATGTCACGGGGCAGGACAAGGCAGGTCAGGATGTCACAGGGCAGGACAAGGCAGGTCAGGATGTCACAGGGCAGGACAAGGCAGGTCAGGATGTCACAGGGCAGGACAAGGCAGGTCAGGATGTCACGGGGCAGGACAAGGCAGGTCAGGATGTCACGGGGCAGGACAAGGCAGGTCAGGATGTCACAGGGCAGGACAAGGCAGGTCAGGATGTCACGGGGCAGGACAAGGCAGGTCAGGATGTCACAGGGCAGGACAAGGCAG GGCAGGGCAAGGCAGGTCAGGATGTCACAGAGCAGGGCAAGGCAGGTCAGGATGTCACAGGGCAGGACAAGGCAGGTCAGGATGTCACAGGGCAGGGCAAGGCAGGTCAGGATGTCACGGGGCAGGGCAAGGCAGGTCAGGATGTCACAGGGCAGGGCAAGGCAGGTCAGGATGTCACGGGGCAGGACAAGGCAGGTCAGGATGTCACAGAGCAGGGCAAGGCAGGTCAGGATGTCACAGGGCAGGACAAGGCAGGTCAGGATGTCACAGGGCAGGGCAAGGCAGGTCAGGATGTCACGGGGCAGGGCAAGGCAGGTCAGGATGTCACAGGGCAGGGCAAGGCAGGTCAGGATGTCACGGGGCAGGACAAGGCAG GGCAGGACAAGGCAGGTCAGGATGTCACGGGGCAGGGCAAGGCAGGTCAGGATGTCACAGGGCAGGACAAGGCAGGTCAGGATGTCACAGGGCAGGGCAAGGCAGGTCAGGATGTCACGGGGCAGGACAAGGCAGGTCAGGATGTCACGGGGCAGGACAAGGCAGGTCAGGATATCACAGGGCAGGACATGGCAGGTCAGGATGTCACAGGGCAGGGCAAGGCAGGTCAGGATGTCACGGGGCAGGGCAAGGCAGGTCAGGATGTCACAGGGCAGGACAAGGCAGGTCAGGATGTCACAGGGCAGGACAAGGCAGGTCAGGATGTCACGGGGCAGGGCAAGGCAGGTCAGGATGTCACGGGGCAGGACAAGGCAGGTCAGGATGTCACGGGGCAGGGCAAGGCAG TGGGTGAATTCCAGTACCGCAGTGAAGCACAGAAGGAGGCTGTGCTCTATCAGTTCTTCGTGTGGATGAATCCCACAGTCACTTGCC